In methanogenic archaeon ISO4-H5, the following are encoded in one genomic region:
- a CDS encoding adhesin-like protein, producing the protein MRGRTIAVLSVLLAIFMLTVSAPLSSATGEPSFTSASYDPASGKVSFAGTFDSDVSVSVHANGYYSGETVFQLNNGGFSGEIAVGKLARGVYRIIAMSVDDPTDYIVGDFRVDGYLFLDSAEYSYDSGKVTVTGWASDEDLELTIRDMSDNVLVDGAPIKCGDDRRFSASVSPGTTLTSDLRVSVALAGETSVHKDATVQVRRVTTDSDSTVTMIQGESETVHLNVIGCTYADLQIYPENAEIATIKFSTETGNLTITGKAVGETKVTASVGDSVVEFSVTVNEIPPHDSEYTFTLRMEYDYDKADYGTSGLTASDLRRGITLTAVGTNAGEALETALNEAKIPCQFWSKEDGSIKYWVDGIFGLGDVKMEGGLWKYWIQYQIVDGNEAYNQWSLGFYTDGGEFHLLYGITEESGQALHPDEEEPEIPEQFDNSGSQTTIEVKENDDGSTTVIADSTSVIDGTQTVSEITTKENEDGTTTITENTTVTNPDGSSSTTSSVTTVDANGSKTTESTSTNSDGTSSETVSTVEQTANGTVTTSTETSKDASGNTVQTTETVTTVEQTANGTVTTSTETSKDASGNTVQTTETVTTVTDATVDGVRTTETQTESTVTDSSGNTTTVSVSETAVKQADGSSTVVRTTETTSDGKTVTEVSAGSISADGKVHTTAVSTDSEIITSVKADGEDGSYVVSDGSVQAALQQQAAVADAVGAEKDRVIEITSDTSDVSASVGKESLSDMAEENASLRMVSTQGTMTFGKDALSSLSDKDDVTLSFAIADRSSMTSAQREVIEVGSTVVNLTATSAGQSIGKDLGGKVIVTVKHAATDGKTPVAYYVDENGNRTKVAEQSYDAEKGEMTMVLDHFSLYTIVDEDLSSDALPYAVLFTLGLIVILCLCIMVPYARKGQ; encoded by the coding sequence ATGAGAGGAAGGACGATTGCAGTATTGTCAGTCCTGTTAGCGATATTCATGCTAACGGTTTCGGCTCCACTCAGCAGCGCCACAGGAGAACCATCATTCACAAGTGCCAGTTACGACCCCGCCAGTGGCAAGGTGTCATTCGCAGGCACCTTCGACAGCGATGTTTCAGTCTCAGTACATGCGAACGGATACTACTCCGGGGAGACCGTATTCCAGCTAAACAACGGTGGATTCTCAGGTGAGATTGCCGTAGGCAAACTCGCCAGAGGCGTCTACAGGATAATCGCTATGTCCGTCGACGACCCCACCGATTACATAGTCGGCGATTTCCGTGTCGACGGGTATCTGTTCCTGGATTCGGCCGAGTATTCTTACGACTCCGGTAAGGTCACCGTCACGGGATGGGCATCCGACGAAGATCTGGAACTCACCATCCGTGACATGTCCGACAATGTGCTGGTCGACGGAGCGCCCATCAAGTGCGGCGACGACCGCAGGTTCTCCGCGTCCGTATCTCCCGGAACAACGCTCACCTCTGATCTGAGGGTCTCAGTGGCCCTCGCCGGGGAGACCTCTGTTCACAAGGATGCAACCGTACAGGTACGCAGGGTCACCACCGATTCCGATTCGACTGTAACGATGATACAGGGCGAATCCGAGACTGTCCATCTGAATGTCATCGGATGCACCTATGCTGATCTGCAGATATATCCTGAGAATGCAGAGATAGCGACTATCAAATTCTCCACGGAAACTGGAAACCTGACCATTACCGGAAAAGCCGTCGGAGAAACGAAGGTCACAGCGTCCGTCGGAGATTCTGTAGTGGAATTCAGCGTAACGGTGAACGAGATACCGCCGCATGATTCCGAGTATACTTTCACGCTCCGTATGGAGTATGACTACGACAAAGCGGATTACGGAACCTCGGGCCTTACCGCTTCCGACCTCAGGAGGGGCATAACCCTAACCGCCGTCGGGACCAACGCGGGAGAGGCCCTCGAGACCGCCCTCAACGAGGCAAAGATTCCATGTCAGTTCTGGTCCAAAGAGGATGGGTCCATAAAGTACTGGGTCGACGGTATCTTCGGTCTTGGCGATGTCAAGATGGAGGGCGGTCTATGGAAATATTGGATTCAGTACCAGATTGTGGATGGGAATGAGGCCTATAATCAGTGGTCTCTCGGATTCTATACCGATGGCGGAGAATTCCATTTGCTTTACGGCATTACAGAGGAGAGCGGACAGGCCCTTCACCCCGATGAGGAGGAACCTGAGATCCCCGAACAGTTTGACAATTCCGGTTCGCAGACCACCATCGAGGTGAAGGAGAACGATGACGGTTCCACCACGGTCATCGCGGATTCCACCTCCGTCATCGACGGCACCCAGACCGTATCGGAGATTACCACCAAGGAGAACGAGGACGGAACGACTACCATCACCGAGAACACGACGGTGACCAACCCCGACGGTTCCTCGTCGACCACCAGTTCCGTCACCACCGTGGACGCCAATGGTTCGAAGACCACAGAGAGCACTTCCACCAACTCCGATGGCACCTCGTCGGAGACCGTATCCACCGTCGAACAGACCGCGAACGGCACCGTTACCACCAGCACCGAGACGTCCAAGGACGCCTCCGGAAACACCGTGCAGACCACGGAGACAGTCACCACCGTCGAACAGACCGCGAACGGCACCGTTACCACCAGCACCGAGACGTCCAAGGACGCCTCCGGAAACACCGTGCAGACCACGGAGACAGTCACCACCGTGACGGACGCCACCGTCGACGGTGTCAGGACCACCGAGACCCAGACCGAGTCCACGGTTACGGATTCATCCGGCAACACGACGACCGTGAGCGTCTCGGAGACCGCCGTCAAACAGGCGGACGGTTCCAGCACGGTCGTCAGGACCACGGAGACCACATCCGACGGGAAGACCGTCACCGAGGTCTCCGCAGGCTCCATATCCGCCGACGGTAAGGTGCACACCACCGCCGTGTCGACGGACTCCGAGATTATAACCAGCGTGAAGGCGGACGGAGAGGACGGAAGCTACGTCGTTTCCGACGGATCCGTCCAGGCCGCCCTGCAGCAGCAGGCTGCGGTCGCCGATGCAGTCGGAGCAGAGAAGGACAGGGTCATCGAAATCACCTCGGACACCTCCGACGTCTCCGCATCCGTCGGCAAGGAATCCCTCAGTGACATGGCCGAGGAGAACGCCAGCCTCAGGATGGTCTCCACCCAGGGCACTATGACCTTCGGGAAGGATGCCCTGTCCTCATTATCCGATAAGGACGATGTAACACTGTCCTTCGCCATTGCCGACAGATCCTCCATGACCTCCGCACAGCGCGAGGTCATCGAGGTGGGTTCCACCGTCGTGAATCTCACCGCCACATCTGCTGGACAGAGCATCGGCAAAGATCTCGGCGGGAAAGTCATCGTCACCGTGAAGCATGCAGCTACGGATGGAAAGACCCCTGTGGCATACTACGTCGACGAGAACGGCAATAGGACGAAGGTCGCGGAACAGAGTTACGACGCGGAAAAGGGGGAGATGACCATGGTCCTCGACCACTTCTCGCTCTACACCATCGTGGATGAGGATCTGTCATCTGACGCACTCCCGTACGCGGTCCTCTTCACATTGGGGCTGATCGTAATCCTCTGTCTGTGCATCATGGTGCCGTACGCGAGGAAGGGACAGTAA